Proteins encoded in a region of the Lepeophtheirus salmonis chromosome 6, UVic_Lsal_1.4, whole genome shotgun sequence genome:
- the LOC121119370 gene encoding LOW QUALITY PROTEIN: para-nitrobenzyl esterase (The sequence of the model RefSeq protein was modified relative to this genomic sequence to represent the inferred CDS: inserted 1 base in 1 codon) — MNVEVITSLGKLKGKTLLMNDKHIYSFTGVPYADKPQRFSLAKPCSKWTGTLDCTKESKMGYQPNPMFLESTFLYHGFPDDCLYLNVFTPILKEDSFDLLPVIVYFHGGAFILGGNDTKIYGPEILLSTQNMVLVTVNFRLGPFGFLSFQNSDCPGNQGMHDQILSLMWVQSHIHHFGGTSSNVTIMGQSAGGMSSLYHLASPLSKGLFHKIICLSGAVMYAPFVHIDRDPWDYAKAFAESLGVNVNQSVDNILTQLRSISAKTILSKTFLFKDVFLLASCPWKPCVDGGYLTPETSFLPDTFINLVSQGKGNPVESILMGYTAQDGLSSLIEVMRYPNIWGLIQKDWSQIAPILXFNRERDNVTEEDRTAVEKMHSMFYGEEVVRPLEWNKKNFSTLVKMATMFSSKLPFYATAKLLHSNGFQVYGFNFNYVGTVTFNDYYRLIPLKFIANLFGRSFNINMYQDASYGAAHGDELLYMFSLKIPGLSKSLTTEKDRITSNNLRNTILSFVHVGKPTEKLNQDGHSQWQTIFGNSSKVNVVLMNDRTEEEDCVMDKEFDSERVEDCISIIQSSYESQSPYRAE, encoded by the exons ATGAATGTTGAAGTGATCACATCTCTAGGAAAACTCAAAGGAAAAACTCTCTTGATGaatgataaacatatttattcattcactGGAGTGCCATATGCAGACAAACCTCAGCGCTTTAGTCTTGCAAAGCCCTGCTCAA aatGGACTGGGACACTGGACTGtacaaaagaatcaaaaatggGCTATCAACCGAACCCCATGTTCTTGGAATCTACCTTCTTGTACCATGGATTCCCTGATGATTGCCTTTATCTCAACGTTTTCACTCCTATTTTGAAAGAAGATTCATTCGACCTACTTCCAGTGATTGTTTATTTCCATG GTGGAGCATTCATTCTTGGAGGAAACGATACGAAGATATATGGTCCTGAAATCCTTTTATCGACACAAAATATGGTCTTGGTCACTGTAAACTTCAGACTTGGTCCCTTTGGCTTCCTTAGTTTCCAAAATTCCGACTGTCCTGGAAATCAAGGAATGCATGATCAAATTTTGTCACTAATGTGGGTTCAATCCCACATACATCACTTTGGCGGTACTTCCTCTAATGTAACGATAATGGGACAATCCGCAGGAGGAATGAGTTCACTGTATCATCTTGCCTCTCCATTGTCCAAAGGTCTCTTCCATAAGATCATTTGTTTGTCTGGAGCAGTTATGTATGCGCCATTTGTACATATTGATAGAGATCCTTGGGATTATGCCAAAGCATTCGCAGAATCCCTAGGAGTCAATGTAAACCAATCTGTGGATAATATTCTGACTCAATTGAGAAGCATTTCTGCTAAAACGATTCTTTCTAAAACTTTCTTATTCAAGGATGTTTTCTTACTCGCGTCTTGTCCATGGAAGCCCTGTGTTGATGGTGGATATCTGACTCCTGAGACTTCATTCCTCCCTgacacatttattaatttagtgaGTCAAGGAAAAGGAAACCCAGTAGAGTCTATACTTATGGGATACACTGCTCAGGACGGTCTTTCCTCCCTTATTGAAGTTATGAGATATCCTAATATTTGGGGTTTAATTCAAAAAG ATTGGAGCCAAATAGCTCCAATTC TTTTTAACAGAGAAAGAGATAATGTCACAGAGGAAGACAGAACAGCTGTCGAGAAAATGCATAGTATGTTTTACGGAGAAGAAGTTGTAAGACCTTTAGAATGGAATAAGAAAAACTTTTCTACTTTAGTGAAAATGGCAACAATGTTTTCATCCAAATTACCTTTTTATGCAACTGCTAAATTACTTCATAG CAATGGCTTTCAAGTGTACGGTTTTAATTTCAACTACGTTGGTACAGTAACTTTTAATGACTACTACCGACTCATCCCACTAAAATTTATAGCAAACTTATTCGGCAGatcattcaatataaatatgtaccaaGATGCAAGCTATGGAGCTGCTCATGGTGATGAGCTCTTGTATATGTTTTCATTGAAG ATCCCTGGACTATCAAAGTCATTAACAACGGAGAAGGATAGAATTACTTCAAATAATCTTAGAAACACGATCCTTTCATTTGTTCATGTTGGAAAACCTACAGAGAAATTAAATCAAGATGGACATTCTCAATGGCAGACAATATTTGGGAATAGTTCAAAAGTTAATGTTGTTTTGATGAATGATCGAACAGAGGAGGAAGATTGTGTAATGGATAAGGAGTTTGACTCTGAAAGAGTCGAAGATTGTATCTCAATAATTCAATCAAGTTATGAGAGTCAAAGTCCTTATCGAGCAGAATGA